In a genomic window of Dyadobacter fermentans DSM 18053:
- the aroQ gene encoding type II 3-dehydroquinate dehydratase — protein sequence MKKIMILNGPNLNLLGKREPGVYGNQSFEDYFGTLKTAFPDVELHYFQSNHEGAMIDKIHETGFSFDGIVINAGGYTHTSVALADALSSVTTPAVEVHISNIHAREAFRHHSYLTSRCKGIIAGLGLRGYEMAVRYFL from the coding sequence ATGAAAAAGATAATGATTCTGAACGGCCCGAACCTGAATCTTTTGGGCAAAAGAGAGCCGGGCGTTTATGGAAACCAATCGTTTGAAGACTATTTCGGTACGCTGAAAACAGCTTTCCCCGACGTTGAACTGCATTATTTCCAGTCGAATCACGAAGGTGCGATGATCGACAAGATCCACGAAACCGGTTTTTCTTTCGACGGCATTGTCATCAATGCAGGCGGTTACACGCATACTTCCGTCGCATTGGCCGATGCCCTCTCGTCGGTTACCACACCGGCCGTCGAAGTCCACATTTCGAACATCCACGCCCGCGAAGCATTCCGTCACCACAGCTACCTTACGTCACGCTGCAAGGGGATTATTGCCGGGCTGGGGCTTAGGGGGTATGAGATGGCGGTGCGGTACTTCTTGTAA
- the xerD gene encoding site-specific tyrosine recombinase XerD codes for MWQSYIKHFKNYLRLERSLSGNSVEAYVRDVEKLEEYLELSKADLAPARVQEEHLSAFLKYIAELGLAAHSQARMLSGIKAFFKYLLLENEITEDPTELLESPRLPRKLPDVLSYEEIETMLSAIDHSTPEGTRNRAIMEVLYSSGLRVSELTDLQLTNCHFDIGFLRILGKGDKMRLVPIGREAIKYTQIYLDHIRNDIAPQKGSEDIVFLNRRGGQLSRVMIFLMIKDTAEKAGIHKNVSPHTFRHSFATHLIEGGASLRAVQEMLGHESITTTEIYTHLDRDYLRQIITEFHPRS; via the coding sequence ATGTGGCAAAGCTACATTAAACATTTTAAAAATTACCTCCGCCTCGAACGCTCGCTTTCCGGCAACTCTGTGGAAGCCTATGTGAGGGATGTGGAAAAACTGGAAGAATATCTGGAATTGAGCAAGGCCGACCTCGCACCGGCGCGCGTGCAGGAGGAACATTTGTCGGCCTTCCTGAAATACATTGCCGAGCTGGGCCTCGCAGCACATTCGCAGGCCCGGATGCTATCGGGCATCAAGGCGTTTTTTAAATACCTTTTGCTGGAAAACGAAATCACCGAAGACCCTACGGAGCTGCTCGAATCGCCACGCCTGCCGCGCAAGCTGCCCGATGTGCTGTCTTACGAAGAAATTGAAACAATGCTGAGCGCCATCGACCATTCCACTCCCGAAGGAACCCGAAACCGGGCGATTATGGAAGTGCTCTACAGTTCGGGATTGCGCGTTTCGGAGCTAACGGATTTGCAGCTCACCAATTGCCATTTCGATATTGGCTTCCTGCGGATTCTGGGGAAGGGTGATAAAATGCGGCTGGTGCCCATCGGCAGAGAAGCCATTAAATACACGCAAATCTACCTCGATCACATCCGAAATGACATCGCGCCTCAGAAAGGGAGCGAGGATATTGTGTTTCTCAACCGGCGGGGCGGCCAGCTGTCGCGGGTTATGATTTTCCTGATGATCAAGGATACAGCCGAAAAAGCGGGCATCCACAAGAACGTGAGCCCGCATACGTTCCGGCATTCGTTTGCGACGCACCTTATCGAAGGCGGCGCCAGCCTGCGCGCGGTGCAGGAAATGCTCGGACATGAGTCGATTACCACCACTGAAATTTACACACACCTCGACAGGGATTATCTGCGGCAGATCATCACCGAGTTTCATCCGCGCAGCTAG